The Synechococcus sp. MVIR-18-1 region AAATGCAAAATAGATGTACATAATGCCAAAAGCGATTAAAGATTCAGGGCTTCATTCGCAAAAGATAAAATAGTCGACAGACCTGATCAATAATGAGTGAAAAATGGGCAACTTATAAGAGAAAATATAGTTCAAAGGCTGAGCTAATAGTGAGTCAGAAATTGGTATGAGGCTTTGGAAAATGAGCGACTCAGCCTTGCGCTCCTTAAATCAGAGCTATCACTAAACTTGATCTAAAGTAGCGGCATTCGAGTCGCCACACTCAACACTGATCAGCTGTGACGACCGAGTGGTTCAATCCAGTCCACAAGAACCTCCCGATGATGCAGCCAGCGCTTCGAGACACGGCAACCGAGATTGACTTGACCTTCATCCATAAGACGACCCAAGCGAATGGCAGCTGCTTCTTCAGGCCGCGTAAATGTCTGCAGGTGATCAGTTAGCCAAGTGACCTCATCTTCCGTAATCACACCAGTGGAGAGGGTTTCGAGCACGAGTTCGCCAACAGTCATGAGCTTTGTAACGATTTCGTTACATCCTGGCGCCTCCATTGGCCAACCGTGGCCCGCAGTCTCCGTAAAGAGTTTTTAAAGTAGTGAGATCAGCAGGCATTTTTATGCAAGCAACTCTCGCTCAGCAGTTCGAAACCGAGTCAATTAAGCGTCAAATTGACGCCACTACTGACGTTGTGGCGCTTCAAGAGCTTGCGAGGCATCTGGCAGATCTCTATCTCAAGCAACGTGTTGCCACTGCTTGGGTGATTGCAAATAAATGATCCTTCATTTGCCTTGCCTGAAAGAAAGGATCTAATTCATTCCACAATTAATTCAATTTTGAGCTGATTTTTAAAGCTACATATCGAAACGAGCCTATTTTTATCATATTTAACATTCAAACGTCTCGTTAAATATTTAGAGTAAAATTCTCAAAAGCCATAAATATTATTCCGCAATCACGCAGAATATAAATACTTTGAAAGTCTAGACTCAAATATTCAGCTCGAAACCAATACTTAATCCTCATATGCAACTTTGGATATATTCTATGTTGATTATCTACTTTGTGTTCAGCCTTATTTTTTAAAACATGCTGATCTATCTGACCCATTGTGATGCCAGATCACGTATAAACCCGTCGTTTGAACGAGCGGCCTCCGATAAAAAGGAGCAAAGATGGTGAGGTCCTAAGTCCTCGAGTGGCTTCCACTGGTGGAAAACCACCACTGGCTCCATGAAACTCCCTTTGATCAACAGAATGTGACCACTGCTTCTCTACTCAAACTGAGGAGATCATCTGTTGCCAATTTCAAAGTTGAAATACGGTACCCAGCACACTTGCTGGATGCTCAAACTTCTCTGCAGTTCGACGCTCGAGTTGAGCAATCATCACGAGATGAGCCGTAGTGCGAATCGCTGAAAGCAGCGCTAAGCCAATACAAAGCGGACAGTGCGTCAAAGTCATGAACCCAATCTTGGAGCCAGTTCATGCCTCTGGCCCCATTCGTTGCCATTTCTTGACTTAATGGGCGATTCGGCTGGCCATGATCAGAAGCGACAACCCACTTCATGGATTAAGTCGATGCTGTTGGGCCATCGCCGAATGTGCTCGTAAAACTCCATAGCAAGGATGCGGGCCTCCCAAGCGTCAGAGGCATAGAAACAAGCCTCCTGCTTGCTGCCATCAGACATCTTGTAGCGAATCGTGAAATGTTTGTAGTGACTGAAATAAGCCATCGGTTAAGCCACCAATTCGTGATCAGTTTGGATCGCAGTCGATCCAGAGCGGTTCATGATGCAAACCATCTCATCCAAAGGGTTGAGGACTCTCGCAGATTGTCCTTCCTGCTGGCTGAGGGCATGAGCAGCCCAAAAGGCCTCAATTTCAGTTGTTCTGGCTCCATGATCCGTCCAGCCGGAAGAGCTCAGTTCTTGAATTCTGTACATCAATGACGTTTCGTATGTACTCAACTTATGCACCCAACCTGCAAAACATGGTGCAAACCACGCATATACATCAGAAGTCTTCGGGATCAGGCATGATTCATGTGGTGATAAAGACAAATAACCGCGATTTTTCAAGCTTTCAGCACATTCAAGGGAATAACAGACGACGAACAGAAATCCTCCACCATGGATACAACAGACCAATGAAAAGGCCGTAACCCCCCGGCCACGGCCCACGAGACGCATTCATTGGACTTGATCTAAGCCCTTCCCATCGGGCTCTTTCGTTATGGCGCATGCCATCTCTCAGAAACATCAGTGTTTGTACTCAGCAGCTTCACTCAATAACGGTGTGGGTATTCACCAGGATGATCGATACGAACAACCCGCATCCCTGTCAGTGACTTGCCAGATAGCAACAGGAGCTCACTTCCTGAAACGGCGTAACCAAGCTCCTGAGCGATCATCGCAACCTCAGCTGCTGTCATTGCTGACTGGACGCGGCTTTGCAACCGAGCATCGCGTTGCAAGTGTTCCAAAAATGAATGGAGAGCGCTCAAAACAGATAGCCCATGCCCCTTTTCTCCGTTAGTGAATCACGAAAGGAAACCACAATGAGACCCCATGCAAGCGAAACCCAAGAACAGAAATGAGCTGCTGAATCGATCGTGACATGACGTCCAAGCCTCGATGGAGTACGAATCAAGCCATGACACAACACCAATCTCCAGCAATCGCTGGCCGAGAAACCGATCTGCATTCCCTTTTGCAAAATCGCGAGCCTGTCTGGATCCAGCACACAAATCTGCGGATTGAGGGGATCCGCTCAGCGTTCGCCTGTGCGCTGCACATGCATCAGCCAACAATCCCGGCAGGAAGAAGCGGAGAACTGGTTTCCCATCTGCAATACATGGTTGAGAACCAGGGAGAGGGAGACAACCACAACGCGGAACCCTTCGCCCAGTGCTACCGACGCATGGCTGATCTCATACCGCAGCTGATCAGCGAAGGATGCAATCCCCGGATCATGCTCGATTATTCCGGCAACCTCCTCTGGGGAGTTCACCAGATGGGGCGTAAAGACATCACAGACGCGCTGCGCTATCTCGCCTGTGATCCAGACATGCAACGCCATGTGGAATGGCTAGGTACGTTCTGGAGCCATGCGGTGGCTCCATCCACACCAATTCCCGATCTCAAGCTTCAGATCAGTGCTTGGCAGCACCAGTTCGTTGATCTTTTCGGCGAGGACGCGCTCAAACGGGTGAAAGGGTTTTCACCCCCCGAAATGCATCTTCCAAACCACCCAGATACTCTTCATGCCTTCATCCAGGCTCTTCTTGATTGCGGTTACAGCTGGTTGATGGTTCAAGAACACAGCGTAGAAAACCCGGATGGCTCACCTCTTAGCCATGCACAGAGGTACCTCCCCAATCAACTGGTCGCAAGGAGCTCAACAGGAGACACCGCAAGGATCACTGTATTAATCAAGACACAAGGTTCTGACACCAAACTTGTGGGCCAAATGCAGCCCTATTACGAGGCGCTCACCCTTGAACAACAACCGCTTGGAAGCAGGCACATTCCATCAGTGGTGACGCAAATCGCTGATGGCGAAAACGGGGGGGTGATGATGAATGAATTCCCGGAAGCGTTTCTTCAAGCACACCGCAAAGCGCGCCAGCAAAACCCAGTGGGAGAGGGGCACACCCAAACGGTGGCAATCAACGGAAGCGAATGGCTTGAGCTTCTCGAACAGGCAGGAGTAACGGCGACCGATTTCCCCGAAGTGCAGGCGGTGCAGCAGCACCGGCTATGGCAACAGGTAGGAAGCGATTCGAATCGTGAGACTGTCAACGCCGCAATCGAAGAACTCAAAGCCAATAACAATGGCTTCTCAATGGAGGGGGCCTCTTGGACCAACAACCTCAGTTGGGTTGAGGGGTACGACAACGTTTTGGAGCCGATGAACCAACTCAGCGCAGCCTTTCATCAACGTTTCGACCAGCAGACAGAAGAAAATCCATCGTTCACGAAGGATGAGAGATATCAAAAAGCACTTCTGCACCTGCTTTTACTGGAAACAAGCTGTTTTCGCTATTGGGGCCAAGGCACGTGGACTGAGTACGCCCGCAACATTCACAGCCGAGGGAAGGCTTTGCTGAACTAACGCACGTAACGAGCTAATCGCTAATAGAAAGCCCTGCAACACAGATGTTGCAGGGCTTTCTTGCCCCTTGGAACAGC contains the following coding sequences:
- a CDS encoding Nif11-like leader peptide family natural product precursor — translated: MSALHSFLEHLQRDARLQSRVQSAMTAAEVAMIAQELGYAVSGSELLLLSGKSLTGMRVVRIDHPGEYPHRY
- a CDS encoding glycosyl hydrolase family 57, with product MTQHQSPAIAGRETDLHSLLQNREPVWIQHTNLRIEGIRSAFACALHMHQPTIPAGRSGELVSHLQYMVENQGEGDNHNAEPFAQCYRRMADLIPQLISEGCNPRIMLDYSGNLLWGVHQMGRKDITDALRYLACDPDMQRHVEWLGTFWSHAVAPSTPIPDLKLQISAWQHQFVDLFGEDALKRVKGFSPPEMHLPNHPDTLHAFIQALLDCGYSWLMVQEHSVENPDGSPLSHAQRYLPNQLVARSSTGDTARITVLIKTQGSDTKLVGQMQPYYEALTLEQQPLGSRHIPSVVTQIADGENGGVMMNEFPEAFLQAHRKARQQNPVGEGHTQTVAINGSEWLELLEQAGVTATDFPEVQAVQQHRLWQQVGSDSNRETVNAAIEELKANNNGFSMEGASWTNNLSWVEGYDNVLEPMNQLSAAFHQRFDQQTEENPSFTKDERYQKALLHLLLLETSCFRYWGQGTWTEYARNIHSRGKALLN